Proteins from a genomic interval of Nematostella vectensis chromosome 5, jaNemVect1.1, whole genome shotgun sequence:
- the LOC116619209 gene encoding uncharacterized protein LOC116619209 isoform X1, which produces MRLVKLFAVVTVIALATPGCLSWRRRRRRRRPPPCPPRNCAVSAWSSWGPCTHQCGNAGTQTRTRTKTVSEACPGGRCPYHFSESQACNRNACRNGGTPHAGRCGCRAGFTGTCCEHDVNECLRNPCQHTCTNTYGSYTCSCNACYTKVGTQCDLRQCLISGRCYSYGNVNPSNPCQDCQSRQKMGWTNNNALRCNDGNACTRADHCSNGRCVGTPFTCLPCESCVADTCRVKPGFCTIVEGGVKKCFSNKVVRPGHPCQECNSANPHQWTNNNALPCSDNNVQTKNDRCSNGACMGTPYSCLPCESHDGRGCPLKSGYCIIQHGGTRACFANQQLKPGNPCQWCNPTGSTSAWSNRNGVSCNDGNACTRADTCRNGICTSTPFTCNSHCQKCNGNSCSQKPGFGYVAGKCTCKIAGKDFNHQAINPANQCQWCDLYDAATKPSGAWTNRPTVTCDDKNACTKQDKCANGICSGVAYTCQSSYPSSSCVRTSVCNGDGTCRDIYRAAATICRAAKDGCDQPEKCNGRLGACPAAHTDPITIKTGSVQFKDSSFTSGAAFQHSTSALYVSISGFTVSCGVMRLKWYLLDGAAACSTTAAKSGLFPNANPKQTISGLSLQDNKSYKLAIQAIDMRSVTRPLVCSSAITIDTTRPSGGWVRDGTSGDASYQSTKDISAVWGGFNSRHGIARYEWQVLYTPFRSSSSSVLQSYTPVGLSTSASKTFGNIVDGSTIKVEVKAFTKAGLFTVRMSNGVVVDTSKPIAGAIFDGASNGIDLKFAKWTNSYKANWGAFSDVHSGIQKYEWSVMRAGSSLITGYSNTALARSGTISELVLTSGQRYCALVRGYNEAGLFIEATSNCVLIDQDAPRAGTVNDGTGADVSHQSNGSTISANWNGFNDGATGSGIVGYEYKITDKDKNQIIGWTSVGLRTYLAHSGLSLTSGAQYFVTVRARDAVGLTVEATSNGVVVDTSRPVFTGRVLVSGSTSTCSGKPCVYVSSNSTLAVSWTGFSDGHSGINYFLWAVIPDSRPIKNSDFKRIPGAGLPTKASFSGLALVDGSSYRIIIRAVNYAFLQTDASSDLIIPDPSPPRLGQVSDGPTANSDIDYQTSLDFVKATWTIFLEPHTRVKQYYYAIGSCIGGNYHVTGNTFLRLSPPTATALTFKNAKLVNGQTYCTKIKATNMADVFSHEVSSDGFTADITPPYVRNARVIDGKTRKDIDYQDSLTEMSASWEGFVDPESGIKSYEYGISRSRGGTPEILAWRDAGLSTNARATGLTLTDDVYYFIVCAINKAGLRNCMSSDGVLIDHSPPNRGIVNDGRLEPDLRYQSSLTDVAANWEGIWDLESSIETFEWAVKENVTNKVAMDYSDVGLATHVMTERPLSLENGKTYLVHLRYRNQAGTVNEITSNGITIDSTPPLPTQILPGNAAVGDWKYNAADRAYYSPSTSHVFAHWDPFIENESEVWYYKWGIGTSKCGAQVQPLTTIGSTTSANTTQSDQNFKQGVRYYVTVTSRNRANLLSRGCSEALVLDGSPPQAGFVMIGSPDLNRKYVGVDSAEVHWRNFRDEESGIDFCDVFIDGLSDGNKVATVPDAPTGHVLIPRAHLTPSKSYLAIVKCYNKAGLSTKVWSETFIVDDSKPLATGPVLVGVSRDSSKQYQKETDSVTISWTPFSDPESPLADYQVGMGTTAQGDDVISFTNIGLGTKYTKLGLKLFHRNLYYVTVVARNAAGLNTTVEALPLVVDTTPPQGDQRSVYDGDGGDDWEYISLNGTLSAHWEGISDPESGIIRSRYCIGTAPFGCQLKPPTNVGKASSFACPLCRVNPGENIFVTVEATNGAGASASWTSNGVLVDATPPLIGEVTDGDIESDMRTALMEYKLKTSWDGVEDLESGVESCRWSIRDARDKDIFTMDLKGPYKRGKTILSTNETYSSLNFTEGGIYLNAIVCNNGAKLTSVSKSNGFRVVSVWPRPATVRDGSSYIDKDYITSAKLIHANWDNFYSDLRDPVVDYAWAVGTSAGKDDVSHFRSLGLQTHVEGVPVSGDPDVDFLSPGNRYYVTVKATSLSGLSGVGSSDGFTVDITPPTKSIVRVSHRVINQSRNEVQLNVAWDGIEDKESGILESKFCVSKSPDSCQSYALSIGSATSTIVPSFLPVFQVWYYVIVIVQNNALLTTVMTSEKFTIDTTPPSKGDVIDGLTRDIDFTNDTGTMASQWGGFIDTDSGLDNCTWSLVEQSASIDRNSYGNDSDVFEESVSSADRATRNGLSLKPGSRYINRIKCANKDGFTVTSDSDGVVVDVSPPVVGEVIDGHDFSKDIDFVGMVTTVTARWRGFSDPESGIVGYKWALGRSPGHDDVIAFKDVGKVMAATAKNVSLTSGGHYYVTVRATNGAGMTSEGWSNGFIVDTTPPEIMMTNIDKRWLGPGGRLTATWSSRDLQSGVIKSEYCVGKSLGGCQSQPMRELTANATSVTCQDCVLQELGTYYITVRVWNAAGQHNLGTTGPISIDLTPPAAGLVTPDNYVTSCTTHCTLTTTVGAFVDLQSGIASCRFGIRDSAGFVTAFKDFVQGTVARATNVRLIPGQRYYTVVSCVDNAGLRTQAVSDGVLVDVTPPTKGHVIVSPDRTHDVYGVHSNCHLYNSTVRLHWYGFYDKHSSIKNFRVAMGTSTGSNDVLPFIDVGIAASYEFGLGPSVFSGDVVYAVVEAYNGAGLVTRAISPPTRLVSADSQDYLSEGDFKCLGF; this is translated from the exons aTGTCAACGAGTGTTTGCGAAATCCCTGTCAGCACACCTGTACGAATACGTACGGAAGCTACACATGTAGTTGCAACGCCTGCTACACTAAAGTAGGGACACAATGTGACCTTAGACAGTGCCTCATAAGTGGGAGATGCTACAGCTATGGAAATGTTAACCCTTCTAACCCTTGCCAG GACTGCCAAAGTAGACAAAAGATGGGTTGGACCAACAACAATGCTCTTCGATGCAACGATGGCAATGCGTGCACTAGAGCAGACCATTGTTCCAATGGGAGATGCGTGGGTACGCCGTTCACGTGCTTGCCATGTGAATCATGCGTGGCCGACACGTGCCGGGTCAAACCGGGATTTTGTACCATTGTCGAGGGCGGCGTCAAGAAGTGTTTCAGTAACAAGGTGGTGCGACCTGGTCATCCATGCCAG GAATGCAACAGTGCCAATCCTCATCAGTGGACAAACAACAACGCACTTCCATGTAGCGACAACAACGTCCAAACAAAGAACGACCGATGTTCCAACGGCGCGTGTATGGGTACGCCCTACTCTTGCTTACCGTGTGAGAGTCATGATGGTCGTGGGTGCCCCCTGAAATCCGGTTACTGCATTATACAGCACGGGGGGACACGCGCATGCTTTGCCAATCAACAACTCAAGCCTGGGAATCCTTGCCAA TGGTGTAACCCAACTGGCAGCACAAGTGCTTGGTCAAACAGAAATGGTGTCTCGTGTAACGATGGCAACGCATGTACACGCGCGGATACGTGCAGGAATGGGATATGCACTAGCACGCCATTCACGTGCAACTCGCACTGTCAGAAATGTAACGGGAACTCGTGCAGCCAGAAACCTGGCTTCGGATATGTCGCTGGGAAATGCACTTGCAAAATAGCAG GCAAAGACTTTAATCACCAAGCTATCAACCCTGCTAACCAATGTCAGTGGTGTGACTTGTATGACGCGGCTACCAAGCCTTCGGGTGCCTGGACGAACCGGCCCACCGTGACTTGTGACGACAAAAATGCTTGCACTAAGCAGGACAAGTGCGCTAATGGGATATGCAGTGGTGTGGCTTATACATGTCAATCATCCTACCCGTCTTCAAGCTGCGTGCGCACGTCAGTCTGTAATGGTGACGGGACTTGTCGGGATATCTATCGCGCTGCTGCCACCATATGTAGAGCGGCCAAGGACGGCTGCGACCAGCCCGAAAA ATGCAATGGCCGACTCGGGGCGTGTCCCGCAGCACACACAGACCCCATCACCATCAAGACCGGAAGTGTCCAGTTTAAGGATAGCAGCTTTACTTCCGGTGCCGCGTTCCAGCATAGTACTAGCGCGTTGTACGTCAGTATTTCCGGGTTTACCGTCAGCTGCGGAGTGATGCGGCTCAAGTGGTACCTTCTTG ATGGAGCTGCCGCTTGCTCTACGACAGCAGCAAAAAGTGGTCTTTTCCCAAACGCCAACCCCAAGCAAACAATCTCAGGTCTATCCTTGCAAGATAACAAAAGCTATAAACTCGCAATCCAAGCCATCGACATGCGCAGCGTGACCAGGCCTTTAGTTTGTAGCAGCGCTATCACCATAGATACAACCAGACCGAGTGGCGGCTGGGTAAGAGACGGAACATCCGGGGATGCTAGTTACCAGTCGACTAAGGATATCTCGGCAGTCTGGGGCGGGTTTAACTCGCGTCACGGTATAGCGCGTTATGAGTGGCAGGTCTTGTATACACCATTTCGTAGTAGTTCTTCGTCTGTTCTCCAATCATACACGCCTGTGGGATTGTCCACTTCTGCATCCAAGACGTTCGGAAATATCGTTGATGGATCAACAATTAAG GTTGAAGTAAAAGCCTTCACAAAAGCCGGCCTTTTCACAGTGCGCATGAGCAATGGCGTCGTCGTCGACACCTCAAAGCCAATCGCTGGTGCCATATTCGACGGAGCAAGTAACGGCATCGATTTGAAGTTTGCCAAATGGACTAATTCTTACAAGGCAAACTGGGGTGCTTTCAGTGACGTCCATAGCGGTATACAAAAGTACGAATGGTCTGTGATGCGAGCAGGGTCTAGTCTCATCACCGGCTACTCCAACACTGCGCTTGCACGATCAGGCACTATAAGCGAACTGGTACTTACTTCCGGTCAGCGGTATTGTGCACTTGTACGAGGGTACAATGAAGCTGGGCTCTTTATAGAAGCGACGTCAAACTGTGTACTGATAGACCAGGATGCTCCGCGCGCTGGGACGGTCAATGATGGAACAGGAGCTGACGTCAGTCATCAGTCAAACGGAAGTACCATCTCGGCCAATTGGAATGGCTTTAATGATGGCGCAACAGGGAGCGGAATCGTAGGGTACGAGTACAAGATCACTGACAAGGATAAGAATCAGATCATTGGTTGGACTTCAGTTGGACTTAGAACATACCTAGCCCATTCTGGGCTTAGTCTCACAAGTGGCGCACAGTATTTTGTAACTGTGCGAGCCAGAGATGCGGTGGGACTAACCGTGGAGGCGACCTCCAACGGGGTCGTAGTCGATACTTCTCGCCCCGTGTTCACTGGTAGAGTTTTGGTCAGTGGCTCAACTAGTACTTGCAGTGGTAAGCCGTGCGTGTACGTTTCGAGTAACTCCACGCTTGCCGTTTCGTGGACGGGGTTTAGTGATGGGCACAGCGGCATCAATTACTTCCTCTGGGCCGTTATTCCTGACTCTAGACCTATCAAGAACTCAGACTTTAAGCGAATCCCAGGTGCTGGTCTACCGACTAAGGCTTCCTTCTCAGGTTTAGCGCTAGTTGACGGGTCTTCGTATCGTATCATCATTCGAGCTGTCAATTATGCATTCCTCCAAACAGACGCGTCATCAGATCTCATCATTCCGGACCCTTCACCTCCTCGTCTTGGGCAAGTATCGGACGGACCGACCGCGAACTCGGATATCGATTACCAAACATCTCTGGACTTTGTCAAAGCGACGTGGACTATCTTCCTTGAACCCCACACGAGGGTTAAGCAGTACTACTACGCCATCGGGAGCTGTATCGGTGGTAATTATCACGTGACAGGGAATACATTCCTCCGACTCTCACCCCCGACTGCAACAGCGTTGACTTTTAAGAACGCCAAGCTCGTTAATGGCCAAACATACTGCACCAAGATCAAGGCCACTAACATGGCAGATGTGTTCAGCCACGAGGTCAGCTCCGATGGCTTCACGGCAGATATTACTCCGCCATATGTCCGGAATGCACGTGTGATAGACGGCAAGACCCGAAAGGATATCGATTATCAAGATAGCTTGACGGAGATGTCGGCGTCATGGGAGGGCTTCGTGGATCCCGAGTCAGGAATTAAGAGTTATGAGTACGGCATCAGTCGGAGTAGGGGCGGAACACCGGAAATCTTAGCATGGCGTGATGCTGGCTTGTCTACCAATGCGCGAGCTACAGGACTTACTTTGACGGACGATGTATACTACTTTATAGTGTGTGCCATCAACAAAGCTGGCCTGAGAAACTGCATGAGTTCAGACGGTGTCCTGATTGATCACTCGCCCCCTAACCGCGGCATTGTCAACGATGGTAGACTGGAGCCTGATCTGCGCTATCAATCGTCACTGACGGATGTCGCAGCTAACTGGGAGGGGATCTGGGACTTGGAAAGCAGTATTGAGACATTCGAATGGGCCGTCAAAGAGAATGTCACCAATAAAGTTGCTATGGATTATTCTGACGTTGGGCTTGCTACCCATGTCATGACTGAGCGACCGCTATCGCTAGAGAACGGCAAGACATACCTTGTTCATTTGAGATACCGTAACCAGGCAGGCACTGTAAACGAGATAACGTCTAATGGAATCACCATAGACAGCACCCCACCCCTACCAACTCAAATACTTCCCGGAAACGCAGCAGTAGGCGACTGGAAGTACAACGCAGCGGACAGGGCGTACTACTCGCCAAGCACATCGCACGTCTTCGCCCATTGGGATCCCTTTATTGAAAATGAGAGCGAGGTCTGGTACTATAAATGGGGGATAGGTACAAGCAAGTGCGGCGCGCAGGTTCAGCCTCTTACTACCATCGGTTCCACAACAAGCGCAAACACAACACAATCTGATCAAAACTTCAAACAGGGTGTGAGGTACTACGTGACAGTCACGTCACGCAATCGTGCTAATCTCTTGTCACGGGGCTGCTCTGAGGCACTCGTATTGGATGGATCTCCCCCGCAAGCAGGTTTTGTCATGATTGGAAGCCCTGACCTTAACCGGAAGTACGTTGGTGTTGACTCGGCGGAAGTGCACTGGAGGAACTTTAGGGACGAGGAAAGTGGAATAGACTTTTGTGATGTATTTATAGACGGATTGTCTGACGGTAACAAGGTGGCTACCGTACCTGACGCGCCAACTGGTCATGTGCTGATACCACGTGCTCATCTCACCCCATCAAAGAGTTACCTTGCAATCGTCAAGTGTTATAACAAGGCCGGCCTGTCTACGAAGGTCTGGTCTGAGACGTTTATTGTGGACGATTCCAAACCGCTAGCGACTGGACCCGTGCTAGTAGGCGTGTCCCGTGACTCTTCCAAACAGTACCAGAAAGAAACGGACTCGGTCACAATATCATGGACTCCATTTTCAGATCCAGAGAGCCCATTGGCCGACTATCAAGTTGGTATGGGAACTACTGCTCAGGGTGATGACGTAATTTCTTTTACAAACATTGGTCTAGGGACCAAGTACACAAAACTTGGCCTGAAGCTCTTCCATCGAAATTTGTACTACGTTACAGTGGTGGCGCGAAACGCCGCTGGACTCAACACTACCGTCGAAGCCCTTCCTCTTGTTGTCGACACAACTCcaccacagggtgaccaaaGAAGTGTTTATGACGGAGATGGTGGAGATGACTGGGAGTACATTTCTTTAAACGGAACTTTGTCCGCACATTGGGAAGGAATCTCAGACCCGGAGAGTGGAATTATTCGAAGTCGATACTGCATCGGAACTGCACCCTTCGGCTGTCAACTCAAGCCCCCGACAAACGTCGGGAAGGCTTCAAGTTTCGCATGTCCTTTATGTCGTGTCAATCCTGGCGAAAATATATTTGTAACAGTTGAGGCAACTAACGGGGCAGGGGCATCCGCTTCTTGGACGTCTAATGGGGTACTAGTGGACGCGACCCCTCCCCTTATCGGCGAAGTTACTGATGGTGATATCGAAAGTGACATGAGGACAGCTTTGATGGAATATAAGCTAAAGACCTCTTGGGACGGAGTGGAAGACCTTGAGAGTGGAGTAGAATCTTGTCGATGGTCAATTCGCGATGCTAGAGATAAAGATATATTTACAATGGATCTGAAAGGACCATACAAACGTGGAAAGACAATTTTGTCAACTAATGAAACATACAGCTCCTTGAACTTTACAGAGGGAGGTATATACTTAAATGCCATCGTGTGTAATAATGgagccaagttgacgagcgtGTCAAAGTCCAATGGGTTTCGTGTCGTCTCGGTGTGGCCCAGGCCAGCAACTGTACGAGATGGGTCGTCCTACATTGACAAGGACTACATCACAAGTGCTAAACTTATACACGCCAACTGGGATAATTTCTACTCTGACTTGCGCGACCCTGTCGTCGACTACGCCTGGGCTGTTGGAACCTCCGCTGGTAAAGACGACGTGTCGCACTTTAGAAGTCTCGGGCTGCAGACTCACGTGGAAGGGGTACCGGTCAGCGGTGATCCTGACGTCGATTTCTTGTCTCCTGGAAATAGGTATTACGTCACAGTAAAAGCGACATCTCTCAGTGGACTGAGCGGTGTTGGCAGTTCGGACGGGTTCACTGTGGACATTACTCCGCCTACCAAATCCATCGTCAGAGTATCTCACCGGGTGATCAATCAGTCCCGGAACGAAGTCCAGCTGAACGTAGCCTGGGACGGAATCGAAGACAAGGAGAGCGGGATCTTGGAGTCCAAATTTTGCGTCAGCAAATCTCCTGACAGCTGTCAATCATATGCCTTGTCAATTGGAAGTGCAACGTCAACAATCGTACCATCATTCCTTCCCGTCTTCCAAGTTTGGTATTACGTCATCGTCATAGTGCAAAATAACGCACTGCTAACGACAGTGATGACGTCAGAGAAATTTACAATCGATACCACACCACCATCAAAGGGTGATGTCATAGATGGGCTTACTAGGGACATCGACTTTACTAATGACACAGGCACAATGGCGTCACAATGGGGAGGCTTTATCGACACTGATTCGGGACTTGATAATTGTACGTGGAGCCTCGTGGAACAATCGGCGTCCATCGATAGGAACTCGTACGGAAACGATAGCGACGTGTTCGAGGAGTCTGTTAGTTCGGCTGATCGGGCGACTAGGAATGGATTAAGTCTAAAGCCAGGATCACGCTACATCAACCGCATCAAATGCGCCAATAAAGACGGTTTCACCGTAACCTCGGATTCAGACGGAGTTGTTGTCGACGTGTCTCCTCCAGTTGTCGGGGAAGTTATTGACGGCCATGACTTTAGCAAGGATATTGATTTCGTTGGCATGGTAACAACGGTAACGGCACGGTGGCGCGGATTCTCAGATCCGGAGAGTGGCATTGTGGGATACAAATGGGCATTAGGGAGGTCCCCTGGccatgatgacgtcatagctTTCAAGGACGTTGGAAAAGTAATGGCGGCGACAGCAAAGAACGTGTCCTTGACTTCGGGAGGGCATTACTACGTCACTGTAAGGGCTACCAATGGCGCGGGCATGACGTCCGAAGGGTGGTCAAATGGGTTCATTGTGGATACCACGCCTCCGGAGATTATGATG ACGAACATCGACAAGAGATGGTTGGGACCTGGTGGGCGTCTTACCGCCACTTGGTCATCACGTGACCTACAAAGTGGTGTGATCAAATCAGAATACTGCGTGGGAAAGAGTCTTGGCGGATGTCAATCTCAGCCAATGAGAGAGCTCACTGCTAACGCCACTAGTGTCACGTGCCAGGACTGTGTTTTGCAAGAGCTCGGAACTTACTACATTACAGTTCGCGTTTGGAACGCCGCTGGCCAGCATAACCTTGGCACCACAGGACCTATCAGCATTGATTTGACTCCACCTGCAGCAGGCCTAGTAACTCCAGACAATTACGTCACTTCGTGTACGACACATTGCACGTTGACCACTACTGTTGGTGCGTTCGTGGACTTGCAGAGCGGAATCGCATCTTGTCGGTTCGGAATCCGAGACAGCGCGGGGTTTGTTACGGCTTTCAAGGATTTCGTCCAAGGAACTGTCGCCCGCGCTACTAACGTAAGGCTCATTCCTGGACAGCGGTATTATACCGTTGTGTCATGCGTAGATAATGCAGGGCTTCGTACACAGGCTGTGTCGGATGGAGTACTCGTTGATGTCACACCACCGACAAAG